The Polyangiaceae bacterium genomic interval AGCCACGAAGCGGTTTTGCGTGGTCGTTGAGCGCGGCAGCCACCCGCTCCACGACGTACTCCGGCATCGCGCTGTTGATGCTGTCCGCCAGCTCGATGAACCGCGCTTGGTACTTCAAGGCGCGGAGCTTCCAGGACAGGTACAAGGGGTCGATGGGAATGCAATGCCCGCCCAGGCCGGGCCCGGGATAGAACGGCATGTAGCCGAAGGGCTTGCTGGCCGCCGCGCGAATCACCTCGAAGGGATCGATACCGAGGCGGCGGCTCATGATGGCGATCTCGTTGACCAAGCCGATGTTCACGGCACGGAACGTGTTCTCGAGCAGCTTGACCATTTCTGCCGCTTCCGTGCTGGAGACGACAACCAGCGTGTCGATGATCTTGGAGTACAGGGCCTGTACCATCGCGCTGCACTCCGGCGTCGCACCGCCGATGACCTTGGGCGTGTTCTTGGTCTTGTACACGCTGTTTCCGGGGTCCACACGCTCGGGGGAGAACGCCACGAACACGTCCCTGCCCAGACGGAAGCCATTGGCCGTGAGCTTCGGGACCATCACCTCGGTGGTGGTCCCCGGGTAAGTGGTGGACTCCAGGACCACCAGCATTCCGGCGTGCTGGTGGGCGGCGATGGCCTCCGTGGCCTCGACGATGAACCGCATGTCCGGGTCCTTCGTCTTGTTCAGGGGAGTGGGAACGCAAACGATCACCGCGTCGGCTTCCCGCAACACCTTGGGATCCGTCGTACCGCGAAGCCTCCCTTCCTTGGCGTGAGGCGCGAGGTCCTCGCTGGGCACGTCCTGGATGTAGGACTGCCCCGCCTCCAGCAGGCGTGCCTTCTGTGCATCGTGGTCGAGCCCCGTCACGCGATAGCCCGCACGTGACAGCTCGGCCACCATCGGGAGACCGACGTAGCCAATGCCTTGGACGACCACGTGAGCGTTCTTCGATTCGATCTTGTCGAGCAGGCTGGACATGAGAATTTCTGCCTTGCTGTGCGCGCGATTCGGTCACGAAACGGCTTCGCGAGCACGCGGGCGCCGCGCCACAATTGCGCTCGCGGCCGCTCAGGGACTGACGTCCAGACCGAACACCAAGTCCAAGCGCAGGAGCTTGAAGATCGCGAGCGGCTGATTGGCCACGTTCACGAACTCCACGTTCCCACCCTTGGCTCGCACTCGCTTGTAGAGAGAAACGAGCGCTCCGACACCAGAGCTGTCGATCAAACGCAATCCCTGAAGATCCACGGTGACGTTACGGCCGGATTGTTCCGCGATGGAGTCCAGGGTCGGTCTCAAGTCGGAACATGTGAGCGCGTCCAGCTCCCCCGCCACGTGCAGGCTCAAGTGGTCTCCCTCGTTGGTCACGCTGTGCTTCATGGAGCCTCCGGTCCGCCAAAGCTCATGCAAACGTCGAGCCCGTACGCCGCCCAAGGGGCACGTGCTTTGCACATGCAACGGATGTCATGTTGCGTCGGCGCCTTGCGAGCGTGCTGGATCGGCTGGGGCTCATCGAGCACGTTCTCGCCCACGCCCGTTGGCTGCCGGTGCTGGCGTACCATCGCATCCGTCGCGGGCTGGATCGCTTCGACCAAGGGGTGGTCGACGCCACCCCGGAAGCCTTGGATTGGCAGCTGACGGAGCTGTCGCGGCACTTCGAGGTGATCTCTTGCGACCAGCTCCTCGATGGCGACGTGCCGCCGCACGCCGCCATGGTGACCTTCGACGATGGCTACCGGGAGTGCATCACCGAGGCTCTGCCAGTGCTAGAGCGCCATGGAATCCCGGCGACCTTTTTCGTGGTCACGGGAGACATCGCCGAGCGACGCGTGTTCTGGTGGGATCGCATCGCCTATGCGCTCCACGAGACGGCGCTCGAACACATCCGCATGAGCTACCCAAAGCCCCTGGAGCTGGACCTCACGGAGGGACGGGAGCGAGGGATCCGGACGCTGCTTTCGGTGGTGAAGGCGACCCCCGCTCTGGATTTCTCGCGATTCTTGCGCGAGCTGTACCAGCGCGGGGAGGTGCCGTGGACCCCCCAGGACGAACGGCACTGGGCAGATGTGCTCGTGATGAGCTGGGACGACGTTCGCGCCCTCCGAGATGCCGGCATGCAGATCGGCTCGCACACGCGAACGCATCGCATTTTGCAGAACGTTCCTGCGGAGGAGCTGGCCGACGAGCTCCGCGGCTCGCGCGACGATCTACGACGGGAGCTCTCCGCGGACGTGCGCGTCGTCTCGTATCCCGTTGGGCGCCCCATCAGCGGCTCCCCCAGCGTCGTCGCTGCCGTGCGAGACGCAGGCTACACCCTCGGCTTTTCCACCGGAGTGCACTGGCTTCCGAAGACGACGCACTCGTTGGATCTAGCTCGCATTTGTCTGGACCCCGACATCACCGCACCCGAGCTCAGGGCGCTGCTCGCGCACCCGGCGTTTGCGGGCTGAGGGCGTCGCTGCGATCCACGCGGCGAGGGCTTCGCGGGCGGCGCGGCAGCTGATCGTCCGGAGGAACGCGCACGCCGGCCAGGAGCAGGATCGTGTTCTTGACGAAGCTCAGGGGCAGCGGCGGAGCACTGGCGTCCGAACGCTGCTCGATGTGCTGGTAGCGGAGCGCGACGCTAACGCCGGGTAGCGCCTGCCAGGCGAGCTGGACGTCCGCCTGCCACAGGTCCACCCGAGCGGCCCGGGTGGCGTCCTCCTCGATCAGACGGCCTCGCTCTGCCCCGGCGGAGGCCTCCAGGGCGAACGCGCCGATGGGCACGCCGCCCCGGGCCTGGACCTGGTCCACGATCGAGAACTGACCGAGGGACAGGTTGGTCGTCACGCGGTGCGCGTAAGAAACCTCGGCATTGGCTTCGTCTCGGGCAAAACCCAACAGGGCCGAGCCCGTCGGATACCAAAAGCCACGACCACTCTCGAGACGCTGGACCCTCCCCGCGCCGAGCTCCAACCGCGAGGCGAAGTCCGTTCCGAAATCGTGACGCCAGATCCCGGCGCCGGTGCCCATGAGCTGCCGCTGAGTACCGGCGGCCGTGCCGTCGGAGCGCAGCGTGCGCGTCGCGACGGCGTAGCTGGAAGCAGCCTCCGCACCGATCGCGTCGGCGCGAAACAGGCGCTCGGCACCGAGCAGGCCGCCCCCTTCGAAGGTCCGCGGGCCATCACCACCAAAGAGCGGGGCGCCAAACCCCGCGTGGCCGCTCTGGTATCCGCGGAGCTCCGGGCTCAGGTCGATGCTCAAGAGCTCGTCCGCCGTCACGACGACAATGGAGCTACTGCCCGGAGCCCAAGCTCCGAGCTCCGTCAGCCCCGCGGACGTCAAGGTGGTGCTCGAGTAGGGCCGCGCTTGGGACGCCGCCGCGCCGAGCACCAGGCTCGCGTTGGGAGACAGGTCGAAGAGCCCCCGGTAGTCGGCCCGCTGCGAAACCGAGTTTGCTTCGTCCTGGTGCGCGAACAGCGTGAAGCTCAGGGTGTAGCCGACTCTCTGAAGCGCGCCCGCGGACGACTGGGCGTAGCCAACGCCGGGGCTGAGCAGCAAGAACGAGTCACCTGCCTTCCCGGAAATTCCCGGTGGCGGCTCCTTCGGCGACGAACGAACGTTGTCGGTGTAGCCAACGGCGACGTCCGCCGTGCCCTGCACCGCGGACTCCGAATGCGCCACCCCTGCCCACAGCAGCACGGCGGCAGCGAGCAAACGCGACGACACGGCTCAAGCTCCCTCCACGCGCACGACCGACAGCTTTCCCCCGGGGCCCGGAGACAGGCTCGAACACTGGTGAATCCGCAGCGGGATCCCCGGGAGGAAACGTTCACAGGCCGCGCGCACCTGGGCCGACGCAGCGGGCATCAAACCAGGAACGACGAACAAGTCGATCGTCCTATCGGCGCGCTGAACGACCTGGAACTGTCGGACTCGGTCCGCCATCACCGAGAACAGGACGTTGAAGAAGAGGCCGCTCACCGGGCGGCCAGCGCCGTCGTGCAGTGTCTCCGTCTTTCGCCCTTCGATGCTCGACAGCCGCTCGAGGCCTCGCCCGCAGCCGCAGCGTCCCGGAGGCATTCTCACCGCCAGGTCACCCGTCAGATAGCGGATGAACGGCGCACCGAAGTTGTGCAGATCCGTGACCACTACTTCGCCGACCTCGCCGGGTCGCGCGGGGCGTTGTCGACCCTCGCCCCGAACCACGAGCTCCACGATCAGATTCTCCATGGATACATGGAGGCCGTCGTGGGCTTCGCACTCCGCCGCCATCAACATCACCTCACGACTGCCGTAGGTCTCGAACACGGCGGAACCGAAGGCCTGCACGATGGCTGCGCGATCGGCCGAGAACAAGCGCTCCGCGCCGCAGATCACGGTGGTATCTCGCCGTGAACGACCCGAGGCGAGCCAATGGCGGGCAAGGGCGGCTCCCGCCTGCGCGTAACAGACGATCACCGTGGGACCCAGGGACTCCACGGCACGAGCCACGGCCTCCAACGCCCGAGGCGAGCGATCGGTACAGTCGATGAAATGCTCGCGCTTGAGCGCGTGATCGAGAGCGGACTTGACGCGCGAGAGCGGCCGCTGGCCGAACAAGGCCGCCAAGCTGCCCCAGAAGTGCAAGCTCTTGTCGCCGGGCAAGTAGCCCGCCCAGGCATAGCCGCGGAGCCGGGTGGCCTGCCGCCAGTGCTCCGACGTTCGATCGTAGGCGATCTCGAGGGGACGGCCGCTGCTGCCGCTCGTCATCTTCTGGATCTCCACGCGCGGTGGAGCGTCCGAGAAGCGCTCGAGGAAGGAGCTGGCTGCCGTCGGCCGGTCGAGGAGCGGCAACAACGGCAAGGCGTCGACTCCGCTGACGTCTTGGGGACGAACGTCGGCCGCGAGCATGACCTTGCGGTAGTAAGGCGAGTGCTGGAACGCATGCTCGAGGAGCTTCCGAAGCTCGCTTCCCTGGAAGGACCGCAGCTCGCCGTCGCTCCACCACTGGCTCCGCGCCAGACGTTCGGCGAGCTCGAGGATCGGACGGCGTCGGACCCCACGCTCCCACGCGGGAAACAGGACTTCGCGAAACACGAGACCGTAGCGGTCCATCACGACACCACCGGGGGAGGGCGAAGCAGATAGTCGCGGTAGAGATCCGGATCACCCGAGTGACCGTCCATCGCGGCGCAGGCAATGCAGTACATCTCCCGAGCGGTGACGTAGTGAAGCCGGGTGCCCAGCGCGGCGAGCGCTCGATGGAGCTCACGCCCGCTGGTACCCAGGAGCGCTCGGGCTCGGGACTCCGGCGCGCCATGGGTGTGGACCTTCACGAAGGCCCACTCCGGACGACCGCGAACGTGAACGTCCTGTCTCAGCCAAGTCCGAGCACGTCGCTCGGTGGGCGGATCCCGCTCGGAGAGCGCCCCGTTCTCCATGCGCACGCCGAAGCGCCCCCCGCGGTCGAAGCCCAGCGGGCCTTCGACCAGCAGAATGCGATCGCGGCGGCGGCGCCCCACCCGAGCGGGCTCCCCCCGCTCGTGTCCGCGGGCTCGCTTCGGATCGCCGAGGGGCCAGTAGATCTCGTTGACGATCGGCGGCTGACTCGGGTCGGGGGCGGACGGGAAGGTGAAGTCGGCGAAGCAGCCGGTCCGCCACAGCACGTCGAGCTCCGAGTCGACCCCGCACCACGGCCCGCTGTTGGCGAGGCACCAGTTCCCGTGCACGAAGGCATAGCGAAGGGCGCCGTTGGCGTCCCGCGAGAGGAGCCCGTGCGACGCATAGCGCGTGAGCGCCTCGACGATGGTGTGTTCGAGCTGGGGCGCGTCGTCGTCCCGATGGTGCAAATGGAGCTCCACCTCCGCCAGCCCTTGCCGGGTGAGCTCCGCCAGCGGCGCCATCAAGTCCGGGGAGTACTGCTCCGCGGGGAAGAAGAACGTGTGCCGCGGCGGACGCCCATCCACGTCCCGGAACTCTCGCCCCAGCTCGGGATACCGCTCGCGCCAGGCATTCACTCGGCAAAGCCCCACGGAGGGGTCCGCCCCACCCCACAGCGGCTCGAAGTGATCGCACAGGGCGAACAGCACGTGGCTGGGCTTCGGCGCGGGCAGGCGCTGCAGGCGTTGACGCAGGTAGCCGAAGATCCAGCGTTCGAGGTGCTTTTCCATCAGCAACATGGGCGCGCCTCATGTGTCCAGCAACACCATTCCGACGACTGGGGCGGGCGCCAGCTGGTCAATCGCCTGGCGTAGCGAGGTGCGCTCGGAAGTGTCCGATCGTGCCGCGAAGAGCACCGCGTCCGCGCTGGCGGCGAGCACGTTCGCGTCGGCCGTGTCGAGCACGGCGGGGCCGTCGATGATCACGTAGTCGTAGGCTTCGCGGATGTCCGCGATCGCGCGGGGCCAGATGCCGCGATCCAGCCGAGCGTCAGGAGCCCGATCCCCCACGGCAGCGCAAATCCTCAGGCGAGACTGACGCAGCGCACCGACGGGATACCTCCGTAGGTCCAGCCCCTGCAGCATGCCTTGCACTTCGTCGAGGGCGAACAGATCCCTGAGAGCAGGGCGGCGAAGGTTGACGTCCAAGTACAGGGCGGTGTGTGGGGTTTCTTCCGCAATGGCGAGCGCGAGATTGATCGCGCAGGTCGTCTTTCCCTCGCCTGCCTGCGCGCTCGTCACCAGCACGACGCGCGGGTCTCCCTTCGAGAGCAAGCGATGTCGGAGCAGGCGAAAGGCCCTCGCCCGAGCCGACGTCGGCTCTCGGAGCAGCACCAGGCGCTGGTCGAGAACGTCGGGAAGATCCACGCGGTAGAGCACCACGTCCGGTTCCGGCACGACGTTGCGCGGGAGCTCCACGATGGCGGCGTCAGGCATGGGCCCTCCTCGGCTTGGGTGCCCGCGGCACCTCGACGAGCACATCGGCAATCTGGCGCGCGCGCCGGGCGTCCACGACGTGGTCGTCCAGGACGGCGCGGCCGAGCGCCACGGCGAGCCCCAAGACCAAGGACACGGCGAAGAAGGCGGCGACGATGGTGCGCGGCCCCGGAGGCACCGGACGCTGCGGCAGGAACGCCGGATCGACCACCGTGACCACGGCGGCTCGCTCGCCACTGGTGGAGCTGGCGTTGATGTCCGCGCGGAACAACGAGATCTCGACCTGGTCGAGACGCTGGCGCGCTTCGGTCACGGAGCGCGTCAAGCGCGACCAATTCGTCTCCTGGGCTACCAGATCGTCGGATGCGGGCTCGGAGCTGGGCGGGGGCGCCGCGGCGGCGGGGACCTCGACGTAGCGCGTCTTCTTCGGCTTCTCCTCGACGGGCGTGGGTACCGGCGCGGCCGGCGCGCGCGGGGGCTTGCGCCGCAGCACCGCATCCAGACGACCCTGAGCGCGGTCCAGCGACTCGCGCGCCGCACGCACGTCGGGATGCGCGTCCGTGTAGCGCATTCGTTTCTGGTTCAGGTCCTCGCGCGCCGCCGCCACCGCGGCCGCCGCGAGGGCCTTGTCCTGCGCGAGCTGACGGGCCGCTTCGATCACCGCCAGGGGGGGTTCCGGCGGCGGCGCCGCCGGGGCCGGCTCCGCTTCCTTCTGGGGCGCCGGGACGCGCACGTAGCGGCGCCGCTGCGCGGGCTCGGGGGCGGGCGTGGAGATCGCGGCGCGAATCGCCGCTCCCGTCGCGAGCGGCATCACGTCCAAGGCGAACCGCGGGTGCTCCGCCATGAAGGCGGCCAGATCCTGCTCCGCGCTCTTCAGCTGCTTGTCGGCCCGCTTCTTCTCGTCCGCCAGGAAGTCGCGAGTCGCCGATGCCTGCTGCTTGCGAAGCTCGGCGTCCTGCTCGATGACTCGCTCGGCGAGGTGCGCGGTCACGTCCCGGGCCTGAGTGGGCGAATCACCTCGGAACGCGATCGTGAAGGTGTCGCCTCCCGGTGCACGAAACTCCAGGTGCCGCTTGAGCTCCTCCACGGCGTCGCTCATGCCGTATTTCGCGCGAACGTCCCCATACAGGTCGAAGCTCTCCACGGTGGAAGCCAGCTGCTGGCGGCTGGTGAGCAGCTCGCGCATGCGGACAGCCAGCGTTCGCGGCTGAGGCGGAGCCTCGTCCGGCGCGTGAACGCGCTCACCGTACAGGAGCACGGCTTCGGACCGGTACTGGGGTTGGTGAACCAGGAGATAGACGACCGCGATGATCTCCCCCAACAGGAACACCACGAGCGCGGTGCGCCAGAAGGCGAAAGCACGCCGCACGAGCGCCCTCGCCGACAGCAGCTGCTCTCGAAGCTCGGTCCCGTCCGTCATGGTGAACCTCCTCGATCTCGATGCGCGCCGACCAATGCCGCCGCGAAGGGGAGGGCGGTGATGAGCGCCCCCAAGAACACGAGTGCCCGCTTGCGAGCGCCTAGCTCCGCCGAGCGTGGGATGGAGCCGTCGTCCACGACCTCGAAGCCGACGCCGACACCGTGACGCTCCAGGGCAGCCGCCAGATCCAGGCGCGACGCCCGGCGCGACGCCCGCTCCACCTCTCGCTCCCGAGCCGGCAAGGACCCGAGCAAGCTGACCAGCTCGACCTCCGCCAGCGGATCGCCGCCCCGCTCGACTTCGAGCTGCTTTTCGACCACGCGAGCACGCCGCAGCGACAGGTTCCGTTCC includes:
- a CDS encoding nucleotide sugar dehydrogenase, which codes for MSSLLDKIESKNAHVVVQGIGYVGLPMVAELSRAGYRVTGLDHDAQKARLLEAGQSYIQDVPSEDLAPHAKEGRLRGTTDPKVLREADAVIVCVPTPLNKTKDPDMRFIVEATEAIAAHQHAGMLVVLESTTYPGTTTEVMVPKLTANGFRLGRDVFVAFSPERVDPGNSVYKTKNTPKVIGGATPECSAMVQALYSKIIDTLVVVSSTEAAEMVKLLENTFRAVNIGLVNEIAIMSRRLGIDPFEVIRAAASKPFGYMPFYPGPGLGGHCIPIDPLYLSWKLRALKYQARFIELADSINSAMPEYVVERVAAALNDHAKPLRGSNVLVYGIAYKKDVNDVRESPAFDVIEGLKGRGAKVSYMDPHVPQVSEHGLVMTSVGPSASFEPYDAVVVVTDHTGLPRERLLAEAKLVVDTRDALHGVPGDRSRVVGL
- a CDS encoding STAS domain-containing protein translates to MKHSVTNEGDHLSLHVAGELDALTCSDLRPTLDSIAEQSGRNVTVDLQGLRLIDSSGVGALVSLYKRVRAKGGNVEFVNVANQPLAIFKLLRLDLVFGLDVSP
- a CDS encoding polysaccharide deacetylase family protein, with amino-acid sequence MLRRRLASVLDRLGLIEHVLAHARWLPVLAYHRIRRGLDRFDQGVVDATPEALDWQLTELSRHFEVISCDQLLDGDVPPHAAMVTFDDGYRECITEALPVLERHGIPATFFVVTGDIAERRVFWWDRIAYALHETALEHIRMSYPKPLELDLTEGRERGIRTLLSVVKATPALDFSRFLRELYQRGEVPWTPQDERHWADVLVMSWDDVRALRDAGMQIGSHTRTHRILQNVPAEELADELRGSRDDLRRELSADVRVVSYPVGRPISGSPSVVAAVRDAGYTLGFSTGVHWLPKTTHSLDLARICLDPDITAPELRALLAHPAFAG
- a CDS encoding phenylacetate--CoA ligase family protein; its protein translation is MDRYGLVFREVLFPAWERGVRRRPILELAERLARSQWWSDGELRSFQGSELRKLLEHAFQHSPYYRKVMLAADVRPQDVSGVDALPLLPLLDRPTAASSFLERFSDAPPRVEIQKMTSGSSGRPLEIAYDRTSEHWRQATRLRGYAWAGYLPGDKSLHFWGSLAALFGQRPLSRVKSALDHALKREHFIDCTDRSPRALEAVARAVESLGPTVIVCYAQAGAALARHWLASGRSRRDTTVICGAERLFSADRAAIVQAFGSAVFETYGSREVMLMAAECEAHDGLHVSMENLIVELVVRGEGRQRPARPGEVGEVVVTDLHNFGAPFIRYLTGDLAVRMPPGRCGCGRGLERLSSIEGRKTETLHDGAGRPVSGLFFNVLFSVMADRVRQFQVVQRADRTIDLFVVPGLMPAASAQVRAACERFLPGIPLRIHQCSSLSPGPGGKLSVVRVEGA
- a CDS encoding CpsD/CapB family tyrosine-protein kinase, yielding MPDAAIVELPRNVVPEPDVVLYRVDLPDVLDQRLVLLREPTSARARAFRLLRHRLLSKGDPRVVLVTSAQAGEGKTTCAINLALAIAEETPHTALYLDVNLRRPALRDLFALDEVQGMLQGLDLRRYPVGALRQSRLRICAAVGDRAPDARLDRGIWPRAIADIREAYDYVIIDGPAVLDTADANVLAASADAVLFAARSDTSERTSLRQAIDQLAPAPVVGMVLLDT